Proteins co-encoded in one Streptococcus parauberis NCFD 2020 genomic window:
- a CDS encoding peptide deformylase — protein sequence MLRTIVKDPLFLSEKAQVATKEDLWIGKDLQDTLTYHRDRCIGLAANMIGEKKAVIIISMGFVDLVMFNPQIIKQSDVYQTEESCLSLTGSKPTKRFETITVRYLDMNWREKNLTLTGLPAQICQHEMDHLEGKLI from the coding sequence ATGTTAAGAACCATTGTAAAAGATCCATTATTTCTTTCCGAGAAAGCACAAGTTGCAACAAAAGAGGATTTATGGATAGGCAAAGATTTGCAAGATACCTTGACCTATCACCGTGATCGCTGTATTGGCCTCGCAGCCAATATGATTGGTGAAAAAAAAGCTGTTATCATTATTAGTATGGGGTTTGTTGATTTGGTCATGTTTAATCCTCAAATTATTAAGCAATCTGATGTCTACCAAACAGAAGAATCCTGTTTATCATTAACTGGCTCAAAACCAACTAAACGTTTTGAAACAATTACTGTACGGTATTTAGATATGAATTGGCGTGAAAAAAATCTTACTCTTACAGGATTACCAGCACAAATTTGTCAACATGAGATGGATCATTTGGAAGGAAAATTAATATAA